The Nocardia arthritidis genome has a window encoding:
- a CDS encoding DUF2505 domain-containing protein: protein MATWLAFTARYAHSLDAVRAALANEQYWKDRIAEVGGPNARLDSVTVQGDHVRVEMVQAIAAELLPAAITAVRPGDLIIPRTEEWQGDSGTFTARVEGAPAEVAGTIKLEADGAGAVATVKGSIEVKIPLFGGKIEAAIQERLVELLGNEEEFTNTWLSQH, encoded by the coding sequence ATGGCAACATGGTTGGCGTTCACGGCCCGCTACGCTCACTCGCTGGACGCCGTCCGTGCGGCGCTCGCGAACGAGCAGTATTGGAAGGACCGCATCGCCGAGGTCGGCGGGCCGAACGCCCGGCTCGACTCGGTCACCGTGCAGGGCGACCATGTGCGCGTCGAGATGGTGCAGGCGATCGCCGCCGAACTGCTGCCCGCCGCGATCACCGCGGTGCGTCCCGGGGATCTGATCATTCCGCGCACCGAGGAGTGGCAGGGCGATTCGGGCACCTTCACCGCGCGGGTCGAGGGTGCGCCCGCCGAGGTCGCGGGCACCATCAAGCTGGAAGCCGACGGCGCGGGCGCGGTGGCGACCGTCAAGGGCAGCATCGAGGTGAAGATTCCGCTGTTCGGCGGCAAGATCGAGGCCGCGATCCAGGAGCGCCTCGTCGAACTGCTCGGCAACGAGGAAGAGTTCACCAACACCTGGTTGTCCCAGCACTGA
- a CDS encoding class I SAM-dependent methyltransferase — MAGRAKPDQLSKPVGAITRGTTGVNRLRRSDRWLINDELVTARLRAAADPLVVDLGYGASPWTTLELAARLRTVRPDVRVVGLEIDPDRVVPGRDGVSFARGGFELAGLRPVLVRAFNVLRQYPESAVPAAWDTVLAGLAPDGLLVDGTCDELGRRCAWVLLERSGPLSLTLAWDPFTVARPSDIAERLPKVLIHRNIPGEPVHALLTAADRAWARAAPLAPFGPRVRWRAAANYLRAEGFPVRAYRRRMRDCVLSVPWSVVAPR, encoded by the coding sequence GTGGCTGGACGAGCAAAACCCGATCAGCTGAGCAAACCGGTCGGCGCCATCACCCGGGGCACAACGGGTGTCAACCGGCTGCGGCGCAGCGACCGCTGGCTGATCAACGACGAACTGGTGACCGCGCGCCTGCGCGCCGCCGCCGATCCGCTGGTGGTCGATCTCGGTTACGGCGCGAGCCCGTGGACCACGCTGGAGCTGGCCGCCCGGCTGCGCACCGTGCGGCCGGATGTGCGGGTGGTCGGGTTGGAGATCGATCCGGACCGGGTGGTGCCGGGCCGCGACGGCGTCAGCTTCGCCCGCGGCGGATTCGAACTGGCCGGGCTGCGGCCGGTTTTGGTGCGCGCGTTCAATGTGCTGCGGCAGTATCCGGAATCGGCGGTGCCCGCGGCGTGGGACACCGTCCTCGCCGGTTTGGCGCCCGATGGCCTGCTGGTCGACGGCACCTGCGACGAACTCGGAAGACGTTGCGCCTGGGTGCTTTTGGAGCGTTCCGGACCGCTGTCGCTGACGCTGGCCTGGGATCCGTTCACCGTGGCGCGGCCGTCGGATATCGCGGAGCGGCTGCCGAAGGTGTTGATCCACCGCAACATTCCCGGCGAGCCGGTGCACGCGCTGCTCACCGCCGCCGACCGCGCGTGGGCCCGCGCCGCGCCGCTCGCGCCGTTCGGGCCGCGCGTTCGATGGCGCGCCGCAGCGAATTACCTACGGGCGGAAGGGTTTCCGGTCCGCGCCTACCGCCGCAGGATGCGCGACTGCGTGCTGTCGGTGCCGTGGTCGGTGGTCGCGCCACGCTGA
- a CDS encoding DUF2505 domain-containing protein, translating into MARRLDYSARYPLRTTKELYAALSNRDYWDARMVEMNKYAPGNEVASFEAGDDGIDVVLNHVLPREMLPEIAQTVMRKDMVITHKETFGPFGPEVEGKFSASIPAGPGSLGGTMRMFPTDTGCTMRYSSEAKVFIPMLGPRLEQLMLINLVDLFRGEAEFTIQWLDEQNPIS; encoded by the coding sequence ATGGCACGCCGACTCGACTACTCAGCCCGCTACCCGCTGCGTACCACCAAGGAGCTCTACGCGGCGCTGTCGAACCGCGACTACTGGGATGCGCGGATGGTGGAGATGAACAAGTACGCGCCGGGTAACGAGGTGGCGAGCTTCGAGGCCGGTGACGACGGCATCGACGTCGTGCTCAACCACGTCCTGCCGCGCGAGATGCTCCCCGAGATCGCGCAGACGGTGATGCGCAAGGATATGGTCATCACGCACAAGGAGACCTTCGGCCCGTTCGGCCCCGAGGTCGAGGGCAAATTCTCCGCCTCCATCCCGGCGGGCCCCGGCAGCCTCGGCGGCACCATGCGGATGTTCCCCACCGACACCGGCTGCACCATGCGCTATTCCTCGGAGGCAAAGGTTTTCATTCCGATGCTCGGCCCGCGGCTGGAACAGCTCATGCTGATCAACCTGGTGGACCTGTTCCGCGGCGAGGCCGAATTCACGATCCAGTGGCTGGACGAGCAAAACCCGATCAGCTGA
- the mshA gene encoding D-inositol-3-phosphate glycosyltransferase: MESVSQRPDIRPSRIAVISVHTSPLAQPGTGDAGGMNVYVLQTAVQLARRGIEVEIFTRATSSNVPPVQEAAPGVLVRNVVAGPFEGLDKRDLPTQLCPFTAEVLRQEARQLPGHYDLIHSHYWLSGQVGWLTKDRWRVPLVHTAHTLAAVKNAALADGDCPEPLSRQIGEKQLIGEADRLVANTVEEARQLIELYGADPEKIDVVPPGADLARYRPGEKAAARTALGLSQAEQIVAFVGRIQPLKAPDVLIRAAAEVLRREPERALRVLIVGGPSGTGLERPHSLIELAAALGIADRVTFLPPQPPDRLVQVYRAADLVAVPSYNESFGLVAIEAQASGTPVLAADVGGLGTAVRHGESGLLVPGHRTEEWADALTYLLADRIRLWRMGIRAVDHAANFSWEHTADGLLASYSAALAGFRPEHARFRGAISRGANARPGERVSLERSAPRALLRRRMGVKR; this comes from the coding sequence ATGGAGAGTGTGAGTCAACGCCCGGACATACGGCCCAGTCGGATCGCCGTGATATCGGTGCACACCTCACCACTTGCTCAGCCGGGCACCGGCGACGCCGGGGGCATGAACGTCTACGTGCTGCAAACCGCCGTGCAACTGGCCAGACGCGGCATCGAGGTCGAGATTTTCACCCGTGCCACCTCGTCGAATGTGCCGCCGGTGCAGGAGGCCGCGCCCGGTGTCCTGGTGCGCAATGTGGTCGCGGGACCATTCGAGGGGCTGGACAAGCGCGATCTGCCGACCCAGCTGTGCCCGTTCACCGCGGAGGTGCTGCGCCAGGAGGCCAGGCAGCTGCCCGGCCACTACGACCTGATCCATTCGCACTACTGGCTATCCGGCCAGGTGGGCTGGTTGACCAAGGATCGCTGGCGGGTCCCGCTGGTGCACACCGCGCACACGCTGGCCGCCGTGAAGAACGCCGCGCTCGCCGACGGCGACTGTCCGGAGCCGCTATCCCGGCAGATCGGTGAGAAGCAGCTCATCGGCGAGGCCGACCGGCTGGTCGCCAACACCGTCGAGGAGGCACGACAGCTGATCGAGCTGTACGGCGCCGATCCGGAAAAGATCGACGTGGTACCGCCCGGCGCCGACCTCGCCCGCTATCGTCCCGGCGAAAAGGCCGCTGCCCGAACCGCTTTGGGGCTATCGCAGGCGGAGCAGATCGTCGCGTTCGTCGGCCGGATCCAGCCGCTCAAGGCGCCGGACGTGCTGATTCGCGCCGCGGCCGAGGTGCTGCGCCGGGAACCGGAGCGCGCCCTGCGGGTGCTCATCGTCGGCGGGCCGTCGGGCACCGGCCTGGAACGCCCGCACTCGCTGATCGAATTGGCCGCCGCGCTCGGCATCGCGGACCGCGTCACCTTCCTGCCGCCGCAGCCGCCGGACCGGCTCGTGCAGGTGTATCGCGCGGCGGATCTGGTCGCGGTCCCCAGCTATAACGAATCCTTCGGCCTGGTCGCCATCGAGGCGCAGGCCAGCGGCACCCCGGTGCTGGCCGCCGATGTCGGCGGGCTCGGCACCGCGGTGCGGCACGGCGAATCCGGCCTGCTGGTGCCCGGGCACCGCACCGAGGAATGGGCCGATGCGCTGACCTACCTGCTCGCCGATCGGATTCGCCTGTGGCGCATGGGAATCCGGGCCGTCGATCATGCGGCGAACTTCTCCTGGGAGCACACCGCGGACGGTTTGCTCGCCAGTTATTCGGCCGCGCTCGCCGGATTCCGTCCCGAGCACGCCAGGTTCCGCGGCGCGATCTCCCGCGGCGCGAACGCGCGTCCCGGCGAGCGGGTTAGCCTGGAACGCAGTGCGCCGCGGGCGCTGCTGCGACGACGGATGGGAGTCAAAAGGTGA
- a CDS encoding UDP-N-acetylmuramate dehydrogenase, which produces MDELRATLAATGATLRPDVPLAGLTTLRVGGPAPVATCPTTDALVATVRALDAARIPLLLIAGGSNLLIGDAGFDGVVVRVANDAVTLGADGVLAEAGADWDSVVARTVAAGLGGLECLSGIPGSAGATPVQNVGAYGVEVAQLLRRIRLLDRASGEIRWATPDELGFGYRTSVLKHSDAAVVLAVEFALDPSGASAPLRYRELAAALGAAEGESRPADQVRQVVLRLRAGKGMVLDPADHDTWSAGSFFTNPVVPHARVDAVLAAIRAHVGDITIPTYPAPDGVKFSAGWLIERAGFAKGYPGPDARARLSTKHTLALTNRGDATAAELIALARTVRAGVAERFGIRLEPEPVTVGITL; this is translated from the coding sequence ATGGACGAGCTGCGCGCCACACTGGCCGCGACCGGCGCGACGCTGCGGCCGGACGTGCCGCTGGCCGGGCTGACCACGCTCCGGGTCGGCGGTCCGGCTCCCGTCGCGACATGTCCGACGACGGATGCGCTGGTGGCGACCGTACGCGCGCTGGACGCGGCGCGAATCCCGCTGCTGCTCATCGCGGGTGGTTCGAATCTGCTCATCGGGGACGCGGGCTTCGACGGCGTCGTGGTCCGGGTGGCCAACGACGCCGTGACGCTCGGTGCCGACGGCGTGCTGGCCGAGGCGGGCGCGGATTGGGATTCGGTCGTCGCGCGGACCGTGGCCGCGGGTCTCGGCGGACTGGAATGCCTGTCCGGGATTCCCGGTTCGGCGGGTGCGACGCCGGTGCAGAACGTTGGCGCGTACGGCGTCGAGGTCGCGCAGCTGCTGCGCCGGATCCGGCTGCTGGATCGGGCCAGCGGTGAAATCCGTTGGGCGACACCGGACGAGCTCGGTTTCGGTTATCGCACCAGCGTGCTCAAGCACAGCGACGCCGCGGTGGTGCTCGCGGTCGAGTTCGCGCTCGATCCCAGCGGTGCGAGCGCGCCGCTGCGCTACCGGGAGCTGGCCGCGGCGCTCGGCGCGGCCGAGGGCGAGTCCCGCCCCGCCGATCAGGTGCGTCAGGTGGTGCTGCGGTTGCGTGCGGGCAAGGGCATGGTGCTCGATCCGGCCGATCACGACACCTGGAGCGCCGGATCCTTCTTCACCAATCCGGTGGTGCCGCACGCGCGCGTCGACGCGGTGCTGGCCGCGATCCGCGCCCATGTGGGCGATATCACGATTCCCACTTATCCGGCGCCGGACGGGGTGAAGTTCTCAGCGGGCTGGCTGATCGAGCGCGCGGGTTTCGCGAAGGGGTATCCGGGGCCGGATGCGCGGGCCCGGCTGTCCACGAAACATACGCTGGCACTGACGAACCGGGGCGATGCGACCGCGGCGGAGCTGATCGCGCTGGCCAGGACGGTGCGGGCGGGGGTGGCCGAGCGGTTCGGCATCCGGTTGGAGCCCGAGCCGGTCACCGTCGGGATAACCCTCTAA
- a CDS encoding LmeA family phospholipid-binding protein, which translates to MSLQAPSGRTISRRTLVIAITAVAVLLATVLVAGEAYARHTVAKCISSQFEKEMGSKIDVGFGYKPLLISWVDGKVGEADVSTDDTKFGPAVGMVVHATFRDIETSGGSQGGGVIGSSSADVTWDNDGIRQTLGGMVSGVRSSASTGQLTLDVLGGLAQLQVQPQIKNGVVQVDTRSAKVFGIGIPTDLVAGIVDIFTKSLQSYPYGMQATEVKVTDDGIHATLAGGRADLPAAQGNSGC; encoded by the coding sequence ATGAGCTTGCAAGCCCCTTCGGGCCGGACCATCAGCCGGCGCACCCTGGTGATCGCCATCACCGCGGTCGCGGTACTGCTGGCGACCGTCCTGGTTGCCGGCGAAGCGTATGCCCGACACACCGTCGCCAAATGCATCAGCTCGCAGTTCGAGAAGGAGATGGGCTCCAAGATCGACGTCGGCTTCGGCTACAAGCCGCTGCTCATCAGCTGGGTGGACGGCAAGGTCGGCGAGGCCGACGTCAGCACCGATGACACCAAATTCGGCCCCGCCGTTGGCATGGTGGTGCACGCGACCTTCCGCGATATCGAAACCTCCGGCGGTAGCCAGGGCGGCGGCGTCATCGGCAGTTCGTCCGCCGACGTCACCTGGGACAACGACGGCATCCGGCAGACGCTCGGCGGGATGGTGAGCGGGGTCCGATCGTCGGCGTCCACCGGTCAACTGACCCTGGACGTCCTCGGCGGGCTGGCCCAGTTGCAGGTGCAGCCACAGATCAAAAATGGTGTCGTGCAGGTGGATACGAGGTCGGCCAAGGTGTTCGGCATCGGCATCCCGACCGATCTGGTGGCGGGCATCGTCGACATCTTCACCAAGAGCCTGCAGAGCTATCCGTACGGAATGCAGGCCACCGAGGTCAAGGTGACCGACGACGGCATCCACGCGACGCTGGCCGGTGGGCGGGCGGATCTGCCTGCGGCACAGGGCAACTCGGGCTGCTGA
- a CDS encoding SDR family NAD(P)-dependent oxidoreductase has translation MSIRTAVVTGASSGIGEATARELAKQGYHVIIGARRLDRLERLADEIGGTALELDVTSDDSVRTFAEAIERADVLVNNAGGAKGLATVADADLDDWRWMWETNVLGTLRVTKALLPKLIASGDGLIVTITSVAAFVTYDNGSGYTSAKHAQAVLHRTLRGELLGKPVRLTEIAPGAVETEFSLVRFGGDAERAAKVYEGIDPLVAQDIAEIVGFVASRPSHVNLDQIIVKPRDQADAGRFARRN, from the coding sequence ATGAGCATTCGCACCGCCGTCGTCACCGGAGCCAGCTCGGGTATCGGGGAGGCCACCGCCCGGGAACTCGCGAAACAGGGCTACCACGTGATCATCGGCGCGCGGCGGCTGGACCGGCTGGAGCGGCTCGCCGACGAAATCGGCGGCACCGCACTGGAACTCGACGTCACCTCGGACGATTCGGTGCGCACCTTCGCCGAGGCGATCGAGCGGGCCGATGTGCTGGTGAACAATGCGGGCGGCGCGAAAGGTCTGGCCACGGTCGCCGACGCCGACCTGGACGACTGGCGCTGGATGTGGGAGACGAATGTGCTCGGCACCCTGCGCGTCACCAAGGCGCTGCTGCCGAAGCTGATCGCCTCGGGCGACGGGCTCATCGTCACCATCACCTCGGTGGCCGCGTTCGTCACCTACGACAACGGTTCCGGCTACACCTCGGCCAAGCACGCGCAGGCGGTACTGCATCGCACACTGCGCGGCGAACTCCTCGGAAAACCGGTGCGGCTCACCGAAATCGCACCCGGCGCGGTGGAAACCGAATTCTCGCTGGTGCGTTTCGGCGGCGACGCCGAGCGCGCCGCGAAGGTGTACGAGGGCATCGACCCGCTGGTCGCGCAGGACATCGCGGAGATCGTCGGATTCGTGGCGAGCCGCCCATCGCATGTGAACCTGGACCAGATCATCGTCAAGCCGCGCGACCAGGCCGACGCCGGGCGTTTCGCCCGTCGCAACTGA
- a CDS encoding L,D-transpeptidase, with translation MSNRPVIRRSAFAVSAALLVVVALVAGCSSGSGKKDNPAAAEPVAKVTLAPGDKAKNVNPVDPVSVSVANGTIDQVALTNAAGKQVTGELAPDKHSFKITEALGYNATYTWSGTAIGTDHKPIPIEGSFSTLAPKNTVPATINIADNQEVGIAAPIILQFKASVQNKQAVEKALTITTDPPTEGAWAWFPDDNGSRLHWRPKDYWVPGTTVHVAAKLYGLDLGNGNYGYTDLTSDFKIGRSQIVKANAPSHRMQVVRDGQVIFDFAVSYGEGNEPRNVTRSGVHVVTEKYEDFMMSNPPFYTNVRERWAVRISNNGEFIHANPESVASQGSANVTNGCINLSPGDAQKYFPTALYGDPVEVTGTSIPLSAADGDLYDWTIDWNTWKSMSALKGEPSQVVTATPVPPQPVGGR, from the coding sequence GTGAGCAATCGTCCAGTGATCCGAAGATCGGCGTTCGCCGTATCGGCCGCACTGCTCGTGGTGGTCGCGCTGGTAGCGGGATGTTCGAGCGGAAGCGGTAAGAAAGACAATCCGGCGGCGGCGGAGCCGGTCGCGAAGGTGACCCTGGCGCCGGGGGACAAGGCGAAGAACGTCAACCCGGTCGATCCCGTCTCGGTCAGCGTCGCCAACGGCACCATCGATCAGGTCGCGCTGACGAACGCCGCTGGTAAGCAGGTCACCGGCGAGCTCGCACCCGACAAACACAGCTTCAAGATCACCGAGGCGCTCGGCTACAACGCCACATACACCTGGTCCGGCACCGCGATCGGCACCGACCACAAACCGATTCCGATCGAGGGCAGCTTCAGCACGCTGGCGCCCAAGAACACCGTCCCGGCGACCATCAATATCGCCGATAATCAAGAGGTCGGCATCGCGGCGCCGATCATCCTGCAGTTCAAGGCATCCGTGCAGAACAAGCAGGCGGTCGAGAAGGCGCTCACCATCACCACCGATCCGCCCACCGAGGGGGCGTGGGCCTGGTTCCCGGACGACAACGGCTCCCGATTGCACTGGCGGCCCAAGGATTACTGGGTTCCCGGCACCACCGTGCACGTCGCGGCCAAGCTGTACGGCCTGGACCTGGGCAACGGCAACTACGGATATACCGATCTCACTTCGGATTTCAAGATCGGCCGCAGTCAGATCGTCAAGGCGAACGCGCCGAGTCACCGCATGCAGGTGGTGCGCGACGGGCAGGTCATCTTCGATTTCGCGGTGAGCTACGGCGAGGGCAACGAGCCGCGCAACGTGACCCGCTCCGGCGTCCATGTGGTCACCGAGAAGTACGAGGACTTCATGATGTCGAATCCGCCGTTCTACACCAACGTTCGGGAACGGTGGGCGGTACGCATCTCCAACAACGGTGAATTCATCCACGCGAACCCGGAATCCGTTGCGTCACAGGGTTCGGCGAATGTCACCAACGGCTGCATCAACCTCTCGCCCGGTGATGCGCAGAAGTACTTCCCGACCGCGCTCTACGGCGATCCGGTCGAGGTGACCGGCACATCGATTCCGCTCTCGGCCGCCGACGGCGACCTCTACGACTGGACCATAGACTGGAATACTTGGAAGTCCATGTCGGCGCTGAAAGGTGAACCGTCGCAGGTGGTTACCGCCACCCCGGTGCCGCCGCAGCCCGTCGGCGGACGCTGA
- a CDS encoding alpha/beta fold hydrolase — MAIREVTSADGTAIVYQVTGPAQARPLVLLHGWSANLRCWGGAADDLAARFRVIAVDLRGHGYSGAPAAGYDDPKNWAADIAAVLAAEGITAGAVLLGWSYGGIVLSDYLTVYGSGAIAGVIYSGSMANIGRGVPGAATGPAMQAAIPGVFDEHAGPAVRAFGAFGNANTGPGADKGVEAQRMFGTSLATLPSVRKALFYRTVDNTETLRALDIPVLVLHGTADPVVPIENARYILETAPYAHSSFWDGAQHGLFIEDRPRFVAEVTAFVERL, encoded by the coding sequence ATGGCTATACGGGAAGTAACCAGCGCGGACGGCACCGCCATCGTCTACCAGGTCACCGGTCCGGCGCAGGCTCGCCCGCTGGTGCTGCTGCACGGTTGGTCGGCCAACCTGCGCTGCTGGGGCGGTGCCGCCGACGATCTCGCCGCCCGCTTCCGGGTGATCGCGGTGGACCTGCGCGGTCACGGCTATTCCGGTGCGCCCGCCGCCGGTTACGACGATCCGAAGAACTGGGCCGCGGATATCGCGGCGGTGCTCGCGGCCGAGGGGATCACGGCGGGCGCGGTGCTGCTCGGCTGGTCGTACGGCGGCATCGTGCTGTCGGACTATCTGACCGTCTACGGCTCGGGCGCGATCGCGGGCGTCATCTACAGCGGTTCGATGGCCAATATCGGCCGCGGGGTGCCGGGTGCGGCCACCGGACCGGCCATGCAGGCGGCGATTCCCGGCGTCTTCGACGAGCACGCCGGGCCCGCGGTACGCGCGTTCGGCGCCTTCGGCAATGCCAATACCGGGCCGGGCGCCGATAAGGGCGTCGAGGCGCAGCGGATGTTCGGCACCAGCCTCGCGACGCTGCCCTCGGTGCGCAAGGCGCTGTTCTACCGAACCGTCGACAATACCGAAACCCTTCGCGCCCTTGATATTCCGGTGCTGGTGCTGCACGGGACCGCGGATCCGGTGGTGCCGATCGAGAATGCGCGCTACATCCTGGAGACCGCGCCGTACGCGCATTCGTCGTTCTGGGACGGCGCGCAGCACGGCCTGTTCATCGAGGACCGGCCGCGATTCGTGGCCGAGGTGACGGCCTTCGTCGAACGACTCTGA